A genomic stretch from Brachyhypopomus gauderio isolate BG-103 unplaced genomic scaffold, BGAUD_0.2 sc60, whole genome shotgun sequence includes:
- the disp1 gene encoding protein dispatched homolog 1 isoform X3 — MCGFRKFVVMAMCEAPSDLLPHGGVCVSGPPPSSAIDFTSCAADAALDADGEEELGPIFPSMVPPQTKEPMSSALTGHNGGIKQNGSLLPPSCSSSSSSLASSSHISDRPRLVKLLPHSLPASCVHCSGTQQDGGLFQGPLPSRAHMGSCCVQGAPSFMHHCWQEHFQNQPNMATLSPARPFRFPRSYAELIADWPVVVLGVCTVLIVICTLVGILVPDLPDFSDPLLGFEPRGTTIGQRLVTWNNMVKNTGYKATLANYPFKYADEQAKSHQADRWSEDHYDREKRQAEWDFSKDSFFCDVPGDSYSRIVFASAEGKNLWNIQAIKSMCNFDNTRVRSHPHYWSLCQRTTAASCCPSWTLGNYIAVLTNKSSCQKITERDVSQTLKVLRSCARYYYNGTLGPECWDMSARRKDQLKCASVPRKCTKHNAVYHILHFLVDKDFLNPKLMDFLPPALKYSMLFSPTEKGESMMNIYLDNFENWNSSDGVTTVAGIEFGIKHNLFQEYLLTDTVYPAIAIVIVIVVMCIYTKSIFITIMTMFAIISSLIVSYVLYRVVFNFEFFPFMNLTALIILVGIGADDAFVLCDVWNYTKIDKPNSELSETVNITLQHAALSMFVTSFTTAAAFYANYVSNITAIRCFGVYAGTAILVNYVLMVTWLPAVVVLHERYLLNLFMCFRSPHHHTSSTTQSFLTVLYQKVNKCLFAISETSRMFFEKVLPCVVLKLRYLWLFWFLAITAAGAYIVCVNPKMKLPSLELSEFQVFRSTHPFERYDAEYKKLFMFERVHHGEDLHMPITIIWGVTPVDNGDPLNPKNKGKLTLDTSFNIASPDSQVWILNFCQKLRNQSFVFQSDEQDFTSCFMETFKQWMENQDCDEARVYPCCSQSTFPYKQDVFELCIKRAIMELDRSTIYHLDSKTPGPRFDINDTIRAIVLEFQSTYHFTLAYEKMHQFYREVDAWIQEELKNAPDGLSYGWFVSNLEFFDLQDSLSDGSLIAMALSVVVAFSVMLLTTWNVIISIYAIISIAGTIFVTVGSLVLLGWELNVLESVTISVAVGLSVDFAVHYGVAYRLAPEPDREGKVIFSLSRMGSAIAMAALTTFVAGAMMMPSTVLAYTQLGTFLMLIMCISWAFATFFFQCMCRCLGPQGTCGQIPTPKTLQCHAFEEDISNSTSSHGQAKHCQSSKYQSDTRRQEVEYELQPLASNVRNSERKEDQEACAQLPNGSVGQHPLCFPPKNQSEPDREDVETDNNAPSTDPANLNLYSYNAACTCGDSQHIMTTQWTLRHPCVQARVSPCSASQFHLRGHVAKGQSIFSTLDAVRMANCRMNCVQCAAVRFHQCSQPQSSVPATLKCHGCYLQGYSVHTSHLQSQSCLPDSSGDLSPLPSPNPSPNPSPCNPSLSSSEGIKSPSCMQFPAVQCCTIPQTPRDCMTSNEMQMSRDKTKNPMTCNHINMTKDTSVSGQCHHDKLLTVPTALDRSVQYKRHHRDTNEKANSTNEKANSTIEKANSTNEKSSYLKRTLKVKCNSVEFQKPNAEVNVPALDHNSQQSSESLC; from the exons ATGTGTGGCTTTAGGAAGTTTGT GGTCATGGCTATGTGTGAGGCTCCATCTGACCTTCTGCCacacggtggtgtgtgtgtgtctgggcctCCACCCTCCTCTGCCATCGACTTCACTAGCTGTGCTGCTGACGCTGCCCTAGATGCGGATGGGGAAGAGGAACTGGGACCCATATTTCCCAGTATGGTGCCTCCACAGACCAAAGAGCCGATGTCGTCAGCGCTGACAGGGCACAACGGTGGCATCAAGCAAAATGGCTCCCTCCTCCCACCATCctgctcttcctcatcctcatccttgGCATCTTCGTCACACATCTCGGACCGTCCGAGGCTGGTCAAGCTACTTCCCCATTCTCTCCCGGCCTCGTGTGTCCACTGCAGCGGGACCCAGCAGGATGGAGGCCTCTTCCAGGGGCCCCTGCCTTCGAGGGCCCACATGGGCTCCTGCTGTGTGCAGGGTGCCCCCAGTTTCATGCACCACTGCTGGCAGGAGCACTTCCAGAACCAGCCCAACATGGCCACACTAAG CCCTGCGAGACCGTTTCGTTTCCCCAGAAG CTATGCGGAGCTGATTGCAGACTGGCCTGTggttgtgctgggtgtgtgtacagtgctcATTGTGATATGTACCTTAGTCGGCATTCTGGTGCCGGATCTGCCCGACTTCTCAGATCCTTTACTG GGCTTTGAACCAAGGGGCACTACAATAGGTCAACGACTTGTCACATGGAACAACATGGTGAAGAACACGGGTTATAAAGCAACCTTGGCCAATTACCCCTTTAAATATGCAGATGAGCAGGCCAAAAG TCACCAAGCGGACAGGTGGTCTGAGGATCACTACGACCGAGAGAAAAGACAAGCAGAATGGGACTTCAGTAAAGATAGTTTCTTCTGTGATGTACCAG GGGACAGCTACTCTAGAATTGTATTTGCTTCTGCTGAAGGGAAGAACTTGTGGAATATACAAGCTATAAAATCTATGTGCAATTTTGACAATACCAGG GTTCGCTCACATCCCCATTACTGGAGTTTGTGTCAGCGTACCACCGCTGCCTCCTGTTGCCCTAGCTGGACTCTGGGGAACTACATAGCTGTGCTCACCAACAAGTCATCCTGCCAAAAGATCACAGAGCGAGATGTGTCTCAGACCCTGAAGGTCCTACGATCCTGTGCCAGGTACTATTACAATGGCACCTTGGGTCCTGAGTGTTGGGATATGTCTGCACGCAGGAAGGATCAGCTCAAGTGTGCCAGTGTCCCCAGGAAGTGCACCAAACACAATGCTGTATATCACATTCTTCACTTCTTAGTGGACAAAGATTTTCTCAACCCAAAGTTGATGGATTTCCTTCCACCTGCTCTCAAGTACAGTATGTTGTTTTCTCCCACGGAGAAAGGAGAAAGTATGATGAATATTTACCTGGACAACTTTGAGAACTGGAACTCCTCAGATGGTGTCACTACTGTTGCTGGCATAGAGTTTGGCATCAAACATAATTTGTTCCAGGAATACCTTCTTACAGATACTGTGTATCCTGCAATAGCAATTGTGATTGTGATAGTAgttatgtgtatatacacaaaATCAATTTTTATCACTATaatgaccatgtttgccattatCAGCTCCCTAATTGTATCATATGTCCTTTATCGCGTGGTTTTCAACTTTGAATTTTTCCCTTTCATGAATCTCACAGCACTAATTATTCTTGTTGGAATTGGTGCTGATGATGCCTTTGTGTTGTGTGATGTCTGGAACTACACAAAAATTGACAAGCCAAACTCTGAGCTCTCTGAAACGGTGAACATCACACTTCAGCATGCAGCTTTGTCGATGTTTGTAACTAGCTTCACCACAGCTGCGGCCTTCTATGCTAATTACGTCAGCAACATTACAGCCATCCGCTGCTTTGGTGTCTATGCTGGCACAGCCATCTTGGTCAATTATGTCCTGATGGTAACCTGGCTGCCAGCTGTAGTGGTGCTGCATGAGCGATATTTGCTGAATCTCTTCATGTGCTTCAGGTCACCACATCATCATACCTCCAGCACCACACAGTCCTTTCTCACAGTCCTGTATCAGAAGGTCAACAAGTGCTTGTTTGCTATTTCAGAGACCTCCCGCATGTTTTTTGAGAAAGTTCTGCCGTGCGTCGTACTGAAGCTGCGTTACTTGTGGCTCTTCTGGTTTCTGGCCATCACAGCTGCTGGTGCGTATATCGTCTGTGTCAATCCTAAAATGAAATTGCCTTCCTTGGAGCTGTCAGAATTTCAGGTGTTTCGCTCCACGCATCCCTTTGAACGTTATGATGCGGAATACAAAAAACTGTTCATGTTTGAGCGTGTGCACCATGGGGAAGATCTTCACATGCCAATCACCATTATATGGGGTGTTACTCCAGTAGACAATGGAGATCCCCTGAaccccaaaaataaaggcaaactGACGCTTGATACTAGCTTTAACATTGCCAGCCCTGACAGCCAAGTATGGATTCTCAACTTCTGTCAGAAGTTGAGGAACCAAAGCTTTGTATTCCAATCTGATGAACAAGACTTCACCAGCTGCTTTATGGAGACTTTCAAGCAGTGGATGGAGAACCAGGACTGTGACGAGGCCCGCGTCTACCCATGTTGCAGTCAGTCAACATTCCCTTACAAACAGGATGTATTTGAGTTGTGCATCAAGAGGGCCATTATGGAGTTGGATCGCAGCACAATCTACCATTTGGACAGCAAGACACCCGGGCCAAGATTTGACATTAATGATACAATTCGTGCCATTGTGCTTGAATTTCAGAGTACTTATCACTTTACGCTAGCATATGAGAAAATGCACCAGTTTTACCGTGAGGTGGATGCCTGGATCCAGGAGGAGTTGAAGAACGCCCCAGACGGGTTGAGCTATGGTTGGTTTGTAAGCAACTTGGAGTTCTTTGACCTACAGGACAGCCTATCAGATGGTTCTCTTATTGCCATGGCACTGTCAGTGGTGGTTGCTTTCAGTGTTATGCTTCTGACAACCTGGAACGTAATCATTAGTATTTATGCCATCATCTCAATTGCTGGGACCATTTTTGTTACTGTGGGGTCATTGGTGCTTCTGGGTTGGGAATTGAACGTATTAGAATCTGTGACCATCTCGGTGGCTGTAGGACTTTCTGTGGACTTTGCAGTGCATTATGGGGTAGCATATCGCCTCGCTCCAGAACCTGATAGGgagggtaaagtcattttctcccTGAGCAGGATGGGCTCGGCCATTGCTATGGCTGCACTTACCACCTTTGTTGCTGGAGCAATGATGATGCCATCAACAGTATTGGCCTACACTCAGCTAGGCACGTTTCTCATGTTAATTATGTGCATCAGTTGGGCCTTTGCTACATTTTTCTTCCAGTGTATGTGTCGGTGTCTTGGTCCTCAGGGCACGTGTGGACAGATCCCCACTCCTAAGACGCTTCAGTGTCATGCTTTTGAAGAAGATATATCCAACTCCACTTCCAGCCATGGCCAAGCAAAACACTGCCAGTCAAGCAAGTATCagtcagataccaggagacaggagGTTGAATATGAACTTCAGCCTTTGGCATCAAATGTTAGAAATAGTGAAAGGAAGGAGGACCAGGAAGCATGTGCTCAGCTACCCAATGGGAGTGTCGGCCAACACCCACTCTGCTTTCCACCTAAAAACCAAAGTGAGCCTGACAGGGAAGACGTTGAGACTGACAATAATGCTCCAAGCACAGATCCTGCAAATTTGAATCTGTACTCGTATAATGCTGCCTGCACCTGTGGGGATTCTCAACACATAATGACCACACAGTGGACCCTTCGCCATCCATGTGTTCAGGCTAGAGTCTCCCCATGTTCAGCTTCCCAGTTTCATTTAAGAGGTCATGTAGCCAAAGGTCAGAGTATCTTCTCCACACTCGATGCAGTGCGTATGGCCAACTGTCGCATGAACTGTGTCCAGTGTGCAGCTGTCCGCTTTCACCAGTGTTCCCAGCCTCAAAGCTCAGTACCAGCAACCCTTAAATGCCATGGCTGCTACCTTCAGGGATACAGTGTGCACACCTCACATCTCCAGTCGCAGTCTTGTCTACCTGATTCTTCAGGAGATTTGTCTCCATtacctagccctaaccctagccctaaccctagcccttgTAACCCCAGTCTCTCTTCTTCTGAGGGCATAAAATCTCCATCTTGCATGCAGTTCCCCGCAGTTCAGTGCTGCACAATACCTCAAACACCCAGAGACTGCATGACTagtaatgaaatgcagatgTCCAGGGATAAAACAAAGAATCCCATGACATGTAACCACATAAACATGACAAAGGACACTTCAGTTTCTGGGCAGTGCCACCATGACAAGCTTTTGACTGTTCCTACAGCTTTGGACAGAAGTGTCCAATACAAACGGCATCACAGAGACACAAATGAGAAGGCTAACTCTACAAATGAGAAGGCTAACTCTACAATTGAGAAGGCTAACTCTACAAATGAAAAATCCAGCTACTTAAAAAGGACGTTGAAAGTGAAGTGCAActcagtggaatttcaaaagcCAAATGCTGAAGTTAATGTTCCAGCACTTGATCATAATTCACAGCAGTCATCAGAAAGTTTATGTTGA
- the disp1 gene encoding protein dispatched homolog 1 isoform X1 produces MNGSSDLRGTVAAVVQSNAGGGGFSPGEGCRGSSRCAWFTTRPSQEKSALRAAFLLTVADVEFIAKVADIDTGGESQEKHSQPTETLVMAMCEAPSDLLPHGGVCVSGPPPSSAIDFTSCAADAALDADGEEELGPIFPSMVPPQTKEPMSSALTGHNGGIKQNGSLLPPSCSSSSSSLASSSHISDRPRLVKLLPHSLPASCVHCSGTQQDGGLFQGPLPSRAHMGSCCVQGAPSFMHHCWQEHFQNQPNMATLSPARPFRFPRSYAELIADWPVVVLGVCTVLIVICTLVGILVPDLPDFSDPLLGFEPRGTTIGQRLVTWNNMVKNTGYKATLANYPFKYADEQAKSHQADRWSEDHYDREKRQAEWDFSKDSFFCDVPGDSYSRIVFASAEGKNLWNIQAIKSMCNFDNTRVRSHPHYWSLCQRTTAASCCPSWTLGNYIAVLTNKSSCQKITERDVSQTLKVLRSCARYYYNGTLGPECWDMSARRKDQLKCASVPRKCTKHNAVYHILHFLVDKDFLNPKLMDFLPPALKYSMLFSPTEKGESMMNIYLDNFENWNSSDGVTTVAGIEFGIKHNLFQEYLLTDTVYPAIAIVIVIVVMCIYTKSIFITIMTMFAIISSLIVSYVLYRVVFNFEFFPFMNLTALIILVGIGADDAFVLCDVWNYTKIDKPNSELSETVNITLQHAALSMFVTSFTTAAAFYANYVSNITAIRCFGVYAGTAILVNYVLMVTWLPAVVVLHERYLLNLFMCFRSPHHHTSSTTQSFLTVLYQKVNKCLFAISETSRMFFEKVLPCVVLKLRYLWLFWFLAITAAGAYIVCVNPKMKLPSLELSEFQVFRSTHPFERYDAEYKKLFMFERVHHGEDLHMPITIIWGVTPVDNGDPLNPKNKGKLTLDTSFNIASPDSQVWILNFCQKLRNQSFVFQSDEQDFTSCFMETFKQWMENQDCDEARVYPCCSQSTFPYKQDVFELCIKRAIMELDRSTIYHLDSKTPGPRFDINDTIRAIVLEFQSTYHFTLAYEKMHQFYREVDAWIQEELKNAPDGLSYGWFVSNLEFFDLQDSLSDGSLIAMALSVVVAFSVMLLTTWNVIISIYAIISIAGTIFVTVGSLVLLGWELNVLESVTISVAVGLSVDFAVHYGVAYRLAPEPDREGKVIFSLSRMGSAIAMAALTTFVAGAMMMPSTVLAYTQLGTFLMLIMCISWAFATFFFQCMCRCLGPQGTCGQIPTPKTLQCHAFEEDISNSTSSHGQAKHCQSSKYQSDTRRQEVEYELQPLASNVRNSERKEDQEACAQLPNGSVGQHPLCFPPKNQSEPDREDVETDNNAPSTDPANLNLYSYNAACTCGDSQHIMTTQWTLRHPCVQARVSPCSASQFHLRGHVAKGQSIFSTLDAVRMANCRMNCVQCAAVRFHQCSQPQSSVPATLKCHGCYLQGYSVHTSHLQSQSCLPDSSGDLSPLPSPNPSPNPSPCNPSLSSSEGIKSPSCMQFPAVQCCTIPQTPRDCMTSNEMQMSRDKTKNPMTCNHINMTKDTSVSGQCHHDKLLTVPTALDRSVQYKRHHRDTNEKANSTNEKANSTIEKANSTNEKSSYLKRTLKVKCNSVEFQKPNAEVNVPALDHNSQQSSESLC; encoded by the exons ATGAACGGAAGTTCAGACCTCCGCGGAACTGTAGCGGCTGTCGTCCAATCAAATGCCGGCGGCGGGGGCTTCTCTCCCGGGGAAGGTTGTCGGGGCTCTTCGCGCTGCGCCTGGTTCACTACTCGACCTTCTCAAGAAAAGTCTGCGCTTCGTGCTGCGTTTCTTTTGACTGTTGCGGATGTGGAATTTATCGCAAAAGTGGCGGATATAGATACAGGCGGAGAATCGCAGGAAAAACACTCCCAACCGACGGAAACGCT GGTCATGGCTATGTGTGAGGCTCCATCTGACCTTCTGCCacacggtggtgtgtgtgtgtctgggcctCCACCCTCCTCTGCCATCGACTTCACTAGCTGTGCTGCTGACGCTGCCCTAGATGCGGATGGGGAAGAGGAACTGGGACCCATATTTCCCAGTATGGTGCCTCCACAGACCAAAGAGCCGATGTCGTCAGCGCTGACAGGGCACAACGGTGGCATCAAGCAAAATGGCTCCCTCCTCCCACCATCctgctcttcctcatcctcatccttgGCATCTTCGTCACACATCTCGGACCGTCCGAGGCTGGTCAAGCTACTTCCCCATTCTCTCCCGGCCTCGTGTGTCCACTGCAGCGGGACCCAGCAGGATGGAGGCCTCTTCCAGGGGCCCCTGCCTTCGAGGGCCCACATGGGCTCCTGCTGTGTGCAGGGTGCCCCCAGTTTCATGCACCACTGCTGGCAGGAGCACTTCCAGAACCAGCCCAACATGGCCACACTAAG CCCTGCGAGACCGTTTCGTTTCCCCAGAAG CTATGCGGAGCTGATTGCAGACTGGCCTGTggttgtgctgggtgtgtgtacagtgctcATTGTGATATGTACCTTAGTCGGCATTCTGGTGCCGGATCTGCCCGACTTCTCAGATCCTTTACTG GGCTTTGAACCAAGGGGCACTACAATAGGTCAACGACTTGTCACATGGAACAACATGGTGAAGAACACGGGTTATAAAGCAACCTTGGCCAATTACCCCTTTAAATATGCAGATGAGCAGGCCAAAAG TCACCAAGCGGACAGGTGGTCTGAGGATCACTACGACCGAGAGAAAAGACAAGCAGAATGGGACTTCAGTAAAGATAGTTTCTTCTGTGATGTACCAG GGGACAGCTACTCTAGAATTGTATTTGCTTCTGCTGAAGGGAAGAACTTGTGGAATATACAAGCTATAAAATCTATGTGCAATTTTGACAATACCAGG GTTCGCTCACATCCCCATTACTGGAGTTTGTGTCAGCGTACCACCGCTGCCTCCTGTTGCCCTAGCTGGACTCTGGGGAACTACATAGCTGTGCTCACCAACAAGTCATCCTGCCAAAAGATCACAGAGCGAGATGTGTCTCAGACCCTGAAGGTCCTACGATCCTGTGCCAGGTACTATTACAATGGCACCTTGGGTCCTGAGTGTTGGGATATGTCTGCACGCAGGAAGGATCAGCTCAAGTGTGCCAGTGTCCCCAGGAAGTGCACCAAACACAATGCTGTATATCACATTCTTCACTTCTTAGTGGACAAAGATTTTCTCAACCCAAAGTTGATGGATTTCCTTCCACCTGCTCTCAAGTACAGTATGTTGTTTTCTCCCACGGAGAAAGGAGAAAGTATGATGAATATTTACCTGGACAACTTTGAGAACTGGAACTCCTCAGATGGTGTCACTACTGTTGCTGGCATAGAGTTTGGCATCAAACATAATTTGTTCCAGGAATACCTTCTTACAGATACTGTGTATCCTGCAATAGCAATTGTGATTGTGATAGTAgttatgtgtatatacacaaaATCAATTTTTATCACTATaatgaccatgtttgccattatCAGCTCCCTAATTGTATCATATGTCCTTTATCGCGTGGTTTTCAACTTTGAATTTTTCCCTTTCATGAATCTCACAGCACTAATTATTCTTGTTGGAATTGGTGCTGATGATGCCTTTGTGTTGTGTGATGTCTGGAACTACACAAAAATTGACAAGCCAAACTCTGAGCTCTCTGAAACGGTGAACATCACACTTCAGCATGCAGCTTTGTCGATGTTTGTAACTAGCTTCACCACAGCTGCGGCCTTCTATGCTAATTACGTCAGCAACATTACAGCCATCCGCTGCTTTGGTGTCTATGCTGGCACAGCCATCTTGGTCAATTATGTCCTGATGGTAACCTGGCTGCCAGCTGTAGTGGTGCTGCATGAGCGATATTTGCTGAATCTCTTCATGTGCTTCAGGTCACCACATCATCATACCTCCAGCACCACACAGTCCTTTCTCACAGTCCTGTATCAGAAGGTCAACAAGTGCTTGTTTGCTATTTCAGAGACCTCCCGCATGTTTTTTGAGAAAGTTCTGCCGTGCGTCGTACTGAAGCTGCGTTACTTGTGGCTCTTCTGGTTTCTGGCCATCACAGCTGCTGGTGCGTATATCGTCTGTGTCAATCCTAAAATGAAATTGCCTTCCTTGGAGCTGTCAGAATTTCAGGTGTTTCGCTCCACGCATCCCTTTGAACGTTATGATGCGGAATACAAAAAACTGTTCATGTTTGAGCGTGTGCACCATGGGGAAGATCTTCACATGCCAATCACCATTATATGGGGTGTTACTCCAGTAGACAATGGAGATCCCCTGAaccccaaaaataaaggcaaactGACGCTTGATACTAGCTTTAACATTGCCAGCCCTGACAGCCAAGTATGGATTCTCAACTTCTGTCAGAAGTTGAGGAACCAAAGCTTTGTATTCCAATCTGATGAACAAGACTTCACCAGCTGCTTTATGGAGACTTTCAAGCAGTGGATGGAGAACCAGGACTGTGACGAGGCCCGCGTCTACCCATGTTGCAGTCAGTCAACATTCCCTTACAAACAGGATGTATTTGAGTTGTGCATCAAGAGGGCCATTATGGAGTTGGATCGCAGCACAATCTACCATTTGGACAGCAAGACACCCGGGCCAAGATTTGACATTAATGATACAATTCGTGCCATTGTGCTTGAATTTCAGAGTACTTATCACTTTACGCTAGCATATGAGAAAATGCACCAGTTTTACCGTGAGGTGGATGCCTGGATCCAGGAGGAGTTGAAGAACGCCCCAGACGGGTTGAGCTATGGTTGGTTTGTAAGCAACTTGGAGTTCTTTGACCTACAGGACAGCCTATCAGATGGTTCTCTTATTGCCATGGCACTGTCAGTGGTGGTTGCTTTCAGTGTTATGCTTCTGACAACCTGGAACGTAATCATTAGTATTTATGCCATCATCTCAATTGCTGGGACCATTTTTGTTACTGTGGGGTCATTGGTGCTTCTGGGTTGGGAATTGAACGTATTAGAATCTGTGACCATCTCGGTGGCTGTAGGACTTTCTGTGGACTTTGCAGTGCATTATGGGGTAGCATATCGCCTCGCTCCAGAACCTGATAGGgagggtaaagtcattttctcccTGAGCAGGATGGGCTCGGCCATTGCTATGGCTGCACTTACCACCTTTGTTGCTGGAGCAATGATGATGCCATCAACAGTATTGGCCTACACTCAGCTAGGCACGTTTCTCATGTTAATTATGTGCATCAGTTGGGCCTTTGCTACATTTTTCTTCCAGTGTATGTGTCGGTGTCTTGGTCCTCAGGGCACGTGTGGACAGATCCCCACTCCTAAGACGCTTCAGTGTCATGCTTTTGAAGAAGATATATCCAACTCCACTTCCAGCCATGGCCAAGCAAAACACTGCCAGTCAAGCAAGTATCagtcagataccaggagacaggagGTTGAATATGAACTTCAGCCTTTGGCATCAAATGTTAGAAATAGTGAAAGGAAGGAGGACCAGGAAGCATGTGCTCAGCTACCCAATGGGAGTGTCGGCCAACACCCACTCTGCTTTCCACCTAAAAACCAAAGTGAGCCTGACAGGGAAGACGTTGAGACTGACAATAATGCTCCAAGCACAGATCCTGCAAATTTGAATCTGTACTCGTATAATGCTGCCTGCACCTGTGGGGATTCTCAACACATAATGACCACACAGTGGACCCTTCGCCATCCATGTGTTCAGGCTAGAGTCTCCCCATGTTCAGCTTCCCAGTTTCATTTAAGAGGTCATGTAGCCAAAGGTCAGAGTATCTTCTCCACACTCGATGCAGTGCGTATGGCCAACTGTCGCATGAACTGTGTCCAGTGTGCAGCTGTCCGCTTTCACCAGTGTTCCCAGCCTCAAAGCTCAGTACCAGCAACCCTTAAATGCCATGGCTGCTACCTTCAGGGATACAGTGTGCACACCTCACATCTCCAGTCGCAGTCTTGTCTACCTGATTCTTCAGGAGATTTGTCTCCATtacctagccctaaccctagccctaaccctagcccttgTAACCCCAGTCTCTCTTCTTCTGAGGGCATAAAATCTCCATCTTGCATGCAGTTCCCCGCAGTTCAGTGCTGCACAATACCTCAAACACCCAGAGACTGCATGACTagtaatgaaatgcagatgTCCAGGGATAAAACAAAGAATCCCATGACATGTAACCACATAAACATGACAAAGGACACTTCAGTTTCTGGGCAGTGCCACCATGACAAGCTTTTGACTGTTCCTACAGCTTTGGACAGAAGTGTCCAATACAAACGGCATCACAGAGACACAAATGAGAAGGCTAACTCTACAAATGAGAAGGCTAACTCTACAATTGAGAAGGCTAACTCTACAAATGAAAAATCCAGCTACTTAAAAAGGACGTTGAAAGTGAAGTGCAActcagtggaatttcaaaagcCAAATGCTGAAGTTAATGTTCCAGCACTTGATCATAATTCACAGCAGTCATCAGAAAGTTTATGTTGA